One Parachlamydia sp. AcF125 DNA segment encodes these proteins:
- a CDS encoding phosphatidylserine decarboxylase, giving the protein MDCPDLRNMEAIHYIDRLSQKMEREKVYGEQFLKLLYGQDLLSRVLGASVLFFLARFPIFSFFYGWWQSQPWTAKKIQPFIDAFQVDSSEFAGPVEQFKSFNDFFIRKLKAEARPFVHGESVAITPADGRYLCYQNIEQIDGFIIKGKKFSLDGLLKDAQLANRYREGTMVMARLCPTDYHRYHFPCDCIPGIARTIPGDLYSVNPMAIRHNLETYTENKRTLCVLETKQFGQVLFIEVGATFVGSIHQTYVPYSQIKKGDEKGYFSFGGSSLILLFEPNRLQLDEDLIQAGLSHIETKCLMGQSLGRCL; this is encoded by the coding sequence GTGGATTGCCCAGACCTTCGTAACATGGAAGCCATTCACTACATCGATCGCCTTTCGCAGAAGATGGAAAGGGAAAAAGTGTACGGAGAGCAATTTCTCAAGCTTTTGTACGGTCAAGATCTGCTCAGTCGAGTGTTAGGAGCTTCTGTCCTTTTTTTTCTTGCTCGCTTTCCTATTTTTTCTTTCTTCTATGGATGGTGGCAATCTCAACCGTGGACAGCCAAAAAAATCCAGCCTTTCATCGATGCTTTTCAGGTGGATTCGTCCGAATTTGCAGGGCCTGTTGAACAATTTAAATCCTTCAATGACTTTTTTATTCGCAAGCTTAAAGCTGAGGCAAGGCCCTTTGTCCATGGGGAAAGCGTGGCGATTACACCCGCTGATGGACGTTATTTATGTTATCAAAACATTGAGCAAATCGATGGATTTATTATAAAAGGGAAAAAATTTTCCTTAGATGGATTGCTCAAAGATGCACAGCTTGCCAACCGGTATAGAGAAGGCACAATGGTTATGGCCCGTTTATGCCCTACCGATTACCATCGCTATCACTTCCCATGCGATTGCATCCCAGGTATCGCCAGAACCATTCCGGGAGATCTTTACTCCGTTAACCCAATGGCCATTCGGCACAACCTGGAAACTTATACGGAAAATAAAAGAACATTGTGCGTGCTTGAAACAAAGCAATTTGGCCAAGTGCTTTTTATTGAAGTGGGAGCTACCTTTGTGGGGAGCATTCATCAAACTTATGTGCCTTATTCCCAAATTAAAAAAGGAGATGAAAAAGGGTATTTTTCCTTTGGAGGATCCTCCCTTATTCTTCTTTTTGAACCGAACAGATTGCAATTGGATGAAGATCTTATTCAAGCAGGTTTGAGCCACATCGAGACCAAATGTTTAATGGGTCAATCGCTTGGTCGGTGCCTCTAA